The genome window tgttaagaaaaattgatacgATGATAACAATAGTGATAAAAATACGCTTCAACGAGCAATAAATAGATTAAACAATTGCGAATCGAAGGTTCTTATTTAACTGTGTTATCTTGATTGTTCTGGAATTCTAATTTGATAAGATTCTATAGAGATCAAGGAATCTGATCCGTCggatttgttaattaaaatgtttcttatACGATTGGAAAGATTTCAAGGTTTATGTTCATGCTTTATAAATTGGAAGGGTTAGAGGTAGAGAACGTACTTGCACTATGATCCAAGCAGTGACCCTCAACATGATCCATATAACGTAAAACACATTTTGAATGAAGTCGACAATGTTCCAAAGGTCCGATATATACTCTATCAGCCCGTCCGACCATAATGATCGCATTTCTCCCATGACTAAACCTAGAATAATCAGACTCGTTGTAAAACTTCGAATTTTCCTGGAGAATTTAAGCtatgattatttaaatttcaaatttccaatttcccaattttcccgagattccaaatatccaaatttccaatttcccaattttcccgagattccaaatatccaaatttccaatttcccaattttccCGAGATTCCAAGTTTCTAATTTCCCAATTTTCCCGAGAttccaaattttcaactttccaaTTCACCAATCTTCTGATTTCCCAAGtttccaaatcttcaaatctctgAATCTTTAAATTCTCGAACTTTCAAATGGAACGCCGATGTTTTCAAATCTTTCTACGGAAGATCTACTAAGTCATAAAAGATCTATTGCATCCGTGATTTCGTAATTTCAAGATCCgatgaatttatgaaaatttcccaATGTGATGATAAAAATCCACGGTTCAGAGGAATCCCGCAAAAGGTCGTGTCGTTCGTTCGAAGCTTTAGTCAGAGCTGTTTACTGATTACGTAGATGATGACACCGCTCTCGACGAAACCGGGGATGCAACCACGTTCCCGTCTCTTCCAGCCGGCGAGAATCTCGTGCATCCACGCGTTCCCGAACAATTCGATTATCAGGTACTCGATGCGTTGCGATGCCATGCCGAGCAGCACTGTCAGAGAAATTTTAATCAGTTCGTATCTCGTTGCATGTTATAACGCAATTATTTAAGGGCTAATCCTTTTAACTCGCTACTGCTCCGAGGGAAATTCTGTGAATAATTATATACCAAAGAATTATCCCCACTAGCCCAAAAACTTGATTCTTAATTTTGGGAActtttttttggaaatattcaaatgaaatctcGTTTATTCAAATCAACGATACATACTTCTGGCACTGTATGTAATTCAATCGTAGAATAGTTAATAGATTATTCATAgggtatatagatttattttaaaatgaatctaAAAATTTAAACATAGATTGTagattataattcttttatcgTTTGCTCGTGAGATTTCCCAAGGATCTAATTGCTACCGATTTCCAAGGATGTCTTACTCAAGAAGAAAGCGTATGAAGAGGAGTGACAGATAAACTTGACGAAAGGTTTCTTCATGAACTGGCCCATCGGAGAGGTCGGTGATATCATGTAGATCGTACTGTACACCGGAAACATGGCGCCTAGTTTACCGATCTCGATGAACTGCCCGATCATGCTTTTCCTCCGGAAACCAGGCAAACCGTCGTACCAGATTGCGGCCAGCAATTGTTGCACGTTTGGATGTGCCACGAACTTGTTGACAAaggtgaatatattaaaaaccaTACTAAATCCTTAACAGGACATTTTAAAACTAATATACATTGAAATCGAGCACagatattttcattgattttgttTCAATTGCAAACAATATCCTTCATttattgtaactttaaaatgaaattgacaATTCCTTTATTATCTTCTAACGAATACTCTAATTCTAATGTTGATATTAAccttatagtttaatattaatattgttaacagTAGAACCATTGCAGCAGGCGAAGTgactaattttctaatttcgcaattattgatattctgaAGGTATTAAATGACTGTAACGATTcaaaaaaatagtttcacttgaatactataacaaatacaTATCTGACGAAACTGAACAAATTCTATTGTCACAAATTTTACGAGGATTACACATCTTAATTACACGTCTTAACTAGGACTAGATTTCTAGTATTGTACAATGAACATTGTTGTATCAATAGAGTTTTCGTTGCAATAGAGTTTCGGAGGTGGTTCAAATACAATCTTACTTGTTTCTGCTTATACTTGATCGCAAGTTTAAGACGGTCCAGCGTCTGCCGTTCTCCAGGTTCCCAGTTGTCGCCGTGCGGATTATAATTCAGCATTATCTCTAGTTCCAGGGACGTGCGTGCGTGATCCAGCAACGCTGTAGCGAAATTCTGCGTCTGCTCCTTCATCTCctgtaaacaaatgattttcgAGTCACAAGAAAGGGAATATTTCAAGCTTAAAGCACTTTGAAGCATCCGATTATCAATTTACAGGTAACTTAAAGAAACAAGCGTCCAAATTCTTTTCAACAGCTGAAAAATCTGatcgttttaacacgttgactgccgcgagaatctcgagcgttttgttacagtaagatttattcctttatgacAGAGGacaatagtattagaaataattattaattttttggcATCACGGTACTCTTATTACACTATCGTCTAGCTTCtggtgttactaaatatttcgattcaatatcaattttcttattgcaattgttttcaaacaatttggaaactccggccatcggtgaccaccgtggcggtcaacgtgttaacctttgaCGGTCGATTATTTAAATTctggattttaataaaatatctgatTTGCGAATTACGTTGTACTCGAAACGAAATTCCTGCTCCATTTTACTGAGTCGTCGTAACTCCCAGGAAAGCTCGAACGCAGTTAAAAGAGGATCCCTCGAGGACAGGGCGATCAAAGATGGCGACGTTAGCGCGCGATACGCGTTTATTCGGGCCTGAGAGTGTCTCAGGGAGTCCTGTTCGCTGGATGTCACGCATTCGTCGCAGCCGCATCTGACAACATCAATGATTCAATTTGTCCGATCATTCTGAACTCATATGgtgaatgattattattaaactattatccttattattaacacttaacTATAATTATAAGACATAGTATTATAACTGCACtactttaagaatataattagaaaaatataattaaaaaatagttcttctcaataaatactataaaaaatactGTACAACGTtggcaatttttcattttcgaattttccacgAATGCTCTAACTATAACTTAAATGGTTAAATAGTAGAAACTTAATATAACAGTAAaaactttcgaaattttcaattttaattgctACTGTtagtatttaacacgttgaatgccataggggtcaccggtgaccccaaccaaattgaatcactatagttcactcagtggaacgacgattatttggaaacatctctatattacaaataatgctacctaattttCTGACATTCAACTAGAAGAACGTGCGATaatgataacgcaattcaatcaaatgattcaatatcatatttttcccattttctgtaccttgctttataaaatcgtgaggcactcaacgtgttaagtaaaaaattaagtaaaaattagtaaaaattttacttcaaaaatatgaaacaaaagaaactgttatttcagtgaaaaatagaaaactaggAAGACAGGTTCCATTTGTGGCAGAAGATGGATTCGAAGGATTTGTTACGTTTTCGTTTTTCAGTCAGGAACTATGTACATCGGTCCCGAGAGAACTTGCGCGCAGAATACCGGCACGTTTTGGTATGAGCACGTGCCAGTTTTTCAATAACATAATTAGGACTCTTAATCGAATAACGGTGTCACAGGCGACAGGCCGAGTATTGACACGAAGCCAAATAACTCTGGAATAACCGGTCGACTTCGATTTATAATTCTGGACTTAACACCGTTTTAGACAACCGCTCCCTGTATGACTGCGCTCGAAGAGAGCGTGCCGTTCGATGTCACGGCTCCCATTACTGGGTCAATGACAACGGAAATGATTCGCTCGAGCGGGTGGCGAATAATCTCTCTTCCATTTTGCACGATTCGATATGAATCATTGAATCGGAAACACGTGTCTCAGTCGTTATCGAATTATTCTTTCCATTGTTTGGAAACGTTCCGATGATCGCgactgttcttttttttcttaatcTTTATGCATCGAGAAGAATATCAAGTggattgaagaaatataaaatatgataaatcgacaaacagaaaataaaatatattgttgcgcactcaaagagaaatattgaatatgtgAAACTTTCTTGAAATCTTTGTGTTGTTCAGCTTCTTTCAATAGTATTTGCTGCAGGTggataaagaattattattaaagaagcatttattaagtattaataacGAAGAAACAGGTTTAACGAATTCAAAGCGATACCTGGCGTCATGAGGTGTGGGAAGGGTCGCGCCACGGTcgagtaatattttcaaaatttcgtaGTTGTTCTTATGTGCGGCCAAAATCAGCGGTGTTATGTCGGGTGTGAAGTTGGACGATGATCTGTCGACAGCCTCCCAACTCTAGAACGAAAAAGCAAATCTATAAACGTAGGTTACTAAACAAACGTGCAAACACGTAGGATACAAGCAGCAAGTAGAAATATCAAGTATTAGGCAGACGTATGCTGAATCGAAATTCAAAGACGAATCCCATCTacgtatatataattattaacgtgttactgtaataattaaaattcatttaagaatGTCTCACAGAAGCATTAGTCTCTTTTCAGTcacaataaaagaaacaaattagtaATACTCataacatatattatttttattattttcattctatttacattatatattatactattttttcAATCATAGTCAAAACACAAATtagtcatttattattttttctcatTTGGTGATCCCAGCGTTAAAAATACTCTGCTGGatcatttcaatttcacttaaaaacttctcaaatattcaatcgtatctttctaataatagtcaaaaaataaattagtaattattttgtCTGGTTTGATACTCCCAGTGTTAAAAAGGATGTTCCACTATATCGTTCTAAGTTTACTCAAAAACTTCTCAGATACCCAACTCTATCTtgtcaataataatagaaaaaaaaaaacagattaaacatcagtcattttgactgtgaTAGTTGCAACGTTAAAGGGGATGCTCTGCTGGCACGGTAAACCTGTTGAACTCACGTAAGGCTGTCCCGGTGTATGTGTCCTCTCCTCCCATTCCAGCAGGATTTCCACAGCTTCCACGTACTCCTCCTTTATGGCGTGTAAGAGTGCATCCTGAAGGAAGACCGAGGAATTATGTCCGATGTGTGCCGCGCTTTTAAACGCGAGGTCCCAACGGTGGACACTTTATCGAGTATCCACGCCCTGCAGCTCCATTCTCGTTGCGTCCCGTGAAATATAGACGAAACCGACGCATTCGGTCATAATTCGTGTCGGGACAGGTAGGAAACAGGAAACGAAATTATTCGCAGAGTGAGCGCGAACCGCGAAGTTCCAGTGGAACGTGGTTCCAGTAAATTTTTACTCTAATTCTTTATAATCATTCTCTCATTatttgtttttgaatatttgCCTGCATTCTTTTATTATCGTTTATAAGGCTGAAGAGTTCATTGAGTTAAAGGAGTTTACTAATTTCAACTTGAAGTCTTTACATGCTTCGAAATGTTCGCGTGAACAGCATTAATCAATagataatttatttctgtttccctTTTACCAGTTATGAAGCTGAGGAGTTTACTAAGTTTGAGTTGAAGTCTTTAAACTCTCCCAAATGCCCATGTAAACagaattaatcggataatagaGAATTAATTTGCGGTACCTTTACTTGAATTCCCAGTTCTAGAAGCAGCTTGATAAGTTCAATGTTCTCATTCTCGATCGCAGCGATCAGCGCCGATCTGTTCAGCGGGTCCACGCAATCGATGTTCAAGATTTCCGGATGGTCCTTGTTCTCTTCCAATAACCTGTTCGAAACTTACAGCTTCAACGAGTAACTGGGCTCAATTGCTAGACTCAACTAAAGCTACTGGACTCAACTAGTATTTCATACAAAACTGATTATCTTGATAATCT of Nomia melanderi isolate GNS246 chromosome 5, iyNomMela1, whole genome shotgun sequence contains these proteins:
- the trp gene encoding transient receptor potential isoform X2, coding for MNPSESQQNLLANEARAPSEQSLTPPQDYSLGPVEKHFLLSAERGDCATVKRLLEENKDHPEILNIDCVDPLNRSALIAAIENENIELIKLLLELGIQVKDALLHAIKEEYVEAVEILLEWEERTHTPGQPYSWEAVDRSSSNFTPDITPLILAAHKNNYEILKILLDRGATLPTPHDARCGCDECVTSSEQDSLRHSQARINAYRALTSPSLIALSSRDPLLTAFELSWELRRLSKMEQEFRFER